A stretch of the Jeotgalibacillus haloalkalitolerans genome encodes the following:
- a CDS encoding PTS transporter subunit EIIC, with protein sequence MSNVFGSLQKFGKSLMVPVALLPAAGILLGLGAALTGPLADSLTFLQNDAVQTVGEGMSAVGISIFNNLAVIFAIGVAIGLTGGSGIAALAALLGYVIMNQTISFALGITPEMVEQSGEYGMAVGIPTLETGVLGGIVVGLLAVWVYRKFHEFNPPEVLGFFAGDRSVGIVMVFASIVLAFLMMLIWPPIQGGINAVANVIANGVTNPLYIGLYGFLERALIPTGLHHIWYAPFLWTSLGGTAEVAGSTVSGDQYIFLAQIAAGVEVTAGRFMAGKFPIIMFGLLGAALAMYRRADKKNQPVVKGMLIAAAGTAFLTGITEPIEFTFLFVAPLLFLFHAVLAGVSFAVMYMLDVHLGWAGGSGLIDFILVNALPGTENWWVNLVAGAVFFVIYYFSFSFAIKKWDLATPGRGGQENKLYTRKDFNEKKKGGKSNQSKETAVAIMAALGGEENLKHVDACFTRLRVEVKEIDAIDEDELKALGAAGVVKVGKNIQAIFGGRSDLYKNEINRLLSS encoded by the coding sequence GTGAGTAATGTATTCGGAAGCCTGCAGAAGTTTGGGAAATCATTAATGGTACCTGTCGCGCTTTTACCGGCAGCGGGAATTCTGCTCGGTCTTGGTGCTGCATTAACAGGTCCGCTCGCGGACTCGTTAACATTTTTGCAAAACGATGCTGTCCAGACAGTCGGAGAGGGGATGTCTGCTGTCGGAATCAGTATCTTCAATAACCTTGCTGTCATCTTTGCAATTGGCGTTGCGATTGGATTAACAGGCGGCTCAGGGATTGCCGCACTCGCTGCATTGCTGGGTTATGTCATTATGAATCAGACCATCTCATTTGCGCTCGGCATTACACCTGAAATGGTTGAACAAAGCGGGGAGTACGGCATGGCAGTCGGAATTCCAACGCTTGAGACCGGCGTACTCGGCGGGATTGTCGTCGGACTGCTTGCCGTCTGGGTCTACAGAAAGTTCCATGAATTCAACCCGCCTGAAGTACTCGGATTCTTCGCGGGAGACCGCTCAGTCGGAATTGTCATGGTGTTCGCTTCAATTGTACTGGCATTTCTCATGATGCTGATCTGGCCGCCAATCCAGGGCGGGATCAACGCCGTGGCAAACGTCATCGCAAATGGCGTTACAAATCCTTTATACATCGGGCTTTACGGCTTTCTTGAGAGAGCTCTTATTCCAACAGGTCTTCACCACATCTGGTACGCACCGTTTCTATGGACGTCACTTGGTGGAACAGCTGAAGTGGCAGGAAGCACGGTCTCTGGTGACCAGTATATCTTCCTTGCACAGATTGCAGCCGGCGTTGAAGTAACGGCTGGACGTTTCATGGCAGGGAAATTCCCGATTATCATGTTCGGACTCCTGGGAGCAGCACTCGCCATGTACCGCCGCGCTGATAAAAAGAATCAGCCGGTCGTAAAAGGGATGCTGATCGCAGCAGCCGGAACAGCATTTTTAACAGGAATCACTGAACCGATTGAGTTCACTTTCCTATTTGTCGCACCGCTGCTATTCCTTTTCCACGCAGTGTTAGCCGGCGTATCATTCGCAGTCATGTATATGCTTGATGTCCACCTCGGATGGGCAGGCGGCTCGGGTCTGATTGACTTCATACTCGTCAATGCACTGCCGGGCACTGAAAACTGGTGGGTCAATCTGGTCGCAGGGGCAGTATTCTTTGTGATCTACTACTTCTCATTCTCATTTGCCATTAAAAAGTGGGACCTCGCTACACCAGGCCGCGGTGGTCAGGAAAACAAGCTTTACACGCGAAAAGACTTTAATGAGAAGAAAAAAGGCGGCAAGTCAAATCAATCAAAAGAAACCGCTGTTGCCATCATGGCAGCACTTGGCGGAGAAGAAAATCTGAAGCATGTTGATGCCTGCTTCACACGCCTTCGCGTCGAAGTAAAAGAAATAGATGCCATTGACGAAGACGAATTGAAAGCACTCGGCGCAGCCGGTGTCGTCAAAGTCGGAAAGAATATCCAGGCCATCTTCGGCGGACGGTCGGATCTTTATAAAAATGAAATCAATCGTTTGCTGAGTTCTTGA
- a CDS encoding PepSY-associated TM helix domain-containing protein — translation MEALKMSEREVSEKKEKKRSASLYQAVWRWHFYAGLIFSPFLLILAFSGGVYLFKPQIENVLYKDLYFVEEGGTALAVTAQTAGVLESYPDASVTSVSFYDDPARSTEVGIIQNGEAASVYVNPYNGAVLGDIQSGERFTDIFVSIHSELLVGGTAANLLVELAACWAVILLITGLYIWWPRNRSAIWGTVLPRIRSKGRTFWRDMHAVPAFWLSLGILILILTGLPWSGVMGEQINRLATSTNTGYPAFAQSFGEKPESQVLAKDVASDVPWASENMPVPSSVDNGYVPISVDDAVNVASQQSIAKPYTISMPQGETGVYTLATSHSNPSDSATLHVDQYTGSILSDVRFADYGIMAQGITLGIALHEGRLFGLANQVLGLIVCIGLIFVIISSYIMWKKRKPKGRSGAPAKPKDKKVTRIVFFIMLGLGVLMPLVGISIIVIYLLDRFVIPRIQPLRKQLFEGGER, via the coding sequence ATGGAAGCGTTGAAGATGAGTGAGCGTGAAGTGAGTGAGAAGAAAGAAAAAAAACGTAGTGCTTCATTGTATCAGGCGGTCTGGAGGTGGCATTTTTATGCCGGGTTGATTTTTTCGCCGTTCTTATTAATTTTAGCTTTTAGTGGGGGTGTGTATTTATTTAAGCCGCAGATTGAAAATGTGCTGTATAAGGATCTCTATTTTGTTGAAGAGGGAGGAACTGCGCTTGCTGTGACTGCGCAAACTGCTGGTGTCCTTGAAAGTTATCCGGATGCAAGTGTAACATCGGTCAGTTTTTATGATGATCCTGCCCGTTCAACAGAAGTTGGCATTATACAAAATGGGGAGGCAGCTTCTGTCTATGTGAACCCTTATAATGGTGCCGTGCTGGGTGATATTCAGTCAGGGGAAAGGTTTACTGATATTTTTGTCAGTATTCATAGTGAACTGCTGGTCGGTGGAACGGCAGCTAATCTGCTTGTAGAGCTTGCGGCATGCTGGGCTGTAATTTTACTGATTACGGGTCTATATATCTGGTGGCCGAGAAACAGGTCTGCGATCTGGGGTACTGTGCTGCCAAGGATTCGGAGTAAAGGGAGAACGTTTTGGCGTGATATGCACGCTGTACCTGCGTTTTGGCTTTCTCTTGGTATTTTAATTCTGATCTTAACCGGGCTGCCATGGTCGGGTGTCATGGGGGAGCAGATTAATCGTCTGGCAACTTCCACGAATACGGGCTATCCAGCATTTGCACAGAGCTTTGGTGAAAAGCCTGAATCACAGGTGCTTGCAAAAGATGTGGCGTCTGATGTGCCGTGGGCTTCTGAAAATATGCCTGTGCCGTCATCAGTGGATAATGGATATGTTCCGATCTCAGTTGATGACGCTGTCAATGTTGCATCTCAGCAGAGTATCGCAAAGCCTTATACCATTTCGATGCCACAGGGGGAAACCGGTGTTTATACATTAGCAACTTCTCATTCAAACCCGTCTGATAGTGCTACTCTTCACGTGGATCAGTATACCGGTTCCATTTTAAGTGATGTGCGCTTTGCGGATTATGGCATCATGGCGCAGGGAATTACGCTCGGTATCGCGCTGCATGAAGGGCGACTGTTTGGACTTGCGAATCAGGTTCTTGGACTGATTGTCTGTATCGGCTTAATTTTCGTCATTATCAGCTCATACATCATGTGGAAAAAGCGTAAACCAAAAGGGCGTTCAGGCGCTCCGGCGAAGCCGAAGGATAAAAAAGTAACCCGGATCGTATTCTTCATCATGCTTGGGCTGGGCGTGCTCATGCCGCTTGTGGGCATTTCTATTATTGTGATTTACCTGCTTGACCGCTTTGTCATTCCCCGTATACAACCTTTGCGGAAGCAGCTGTTTGAAGGAGGGGAGCGTTGA
- a CDS encoding FixH family protein, whose amino-acid sequence MNKRIGALTLAGAILLSGCAAGNPEARLSEPLETFIYLPEDISADTPETFTVHVTENGELLETADDITFEVWQEAAEESEWIEAESSEAGVYTAEATFEKEGLYYIQAHVSSDGVSSMPVKSFTVGELTEEEQAIVEEEPEEHDEGHHH is encoded by the coding sequence ATGAATAAAAGAATAGGTGCGTTAACACTTGCGGGTGCAATTTTATTGAGCGGCTGTGCGGCAGGGAATCCGGAAGCAAGGCTGTCCGAGCCGCTGGAAACTTTTATTTACTTGCCTGAGGACATATCGGCAGACACACCTGAAACATTTACAGTGCATGTGACTGAAAATGGCGAACTGCTGGAAACTGCGGATGACATCACCTTCGAGGTATGGCAGGAAGCAGCGGAAGAATCTGAATGGATTGAGGCCGAGAGCAGTGAAGCAGGCGTTTATACGGCTGAAGCCACCTTTGAAAAAGAAGGGCTTTACTATATACAGGCACATGTAAGTTCAGACGGTGTATCCTCAATGCCTGTTAAAAGCTTTACAGTTGGAGAGTTGACTGAAGAAGAACAGGCAATTGTAGAGGAAGAGCCTGAGGAGCATGATGAAGGGCATCATCATTAA
- a CDS encoding STAS domain-containing protein, translating into MSETIESLKHEINLLNQKLERYEKYIKELSAPIIPSIVPHTILVPLTGRMTEERLTHIMETILYHLQYGDVENVLIDLSGTTINDVDKSDYQLMAAKMRELIGAIKLMGARTIFVGFSPMFAREIVLSGVITDGRIQSFSTFRSALQHIMKDKGFEMNQR; encoded by the coding sequence ATGTCTGAAACAATTGAAAGCTTAAAGCATGAAATCAATTTACTTAATCAGAAACTGGAACGCTATGAAAAATACATTAAAGAGCTTTCTGCGCCGATTATTCCATCGATCGTACCGCATACGATTCTGGTACCACTGACTGGCAGAATGACTGAAGAAAGACTCACACATATTATGGAGACGATTCTTTACCATTTGCAATATGGAGATGTCGAGAATGTCCTGATTGACTTATCAGGGACGACGATTAATGATGTCGACAAATCAGATTATCAGCTGATGGCTGCTAAAATGAGAGAGCTTATTGGTGCAATTAAGCTCATGGGTGCGCGTACGATTTTTGTGGGCTTTTCCCCGATGTTTGCACGGGAGATTGTTCTCTCTGGCGTGATCACAGACGGCAGAATTCAGTCATTTTCAACTTTCAGAAGTGCATTGCAGCATATTATGAAGGACAAAGGCTTTGAAATGAACCAACGTTAA
- a CDS encoding endonuclease, with protein MKKAVLLMVTLVLLLAVPVVSGASSLSVNEAMNEPNGTDVTVGGYIVGVPVSTSTVQQSNFTSDYALALADDPSETQMSEMIFVKLDAGYRSEYGLMSNPSNLGDYIVVDGTRDDYFAHEGVESVTSISRDAAEDPGTPGTGYYADAEGLTGVALKQALHNIIDDHQEISYANAWEALRNTDEDPNNSNNVLLLYTGKSISKYDNGGLIDEWNREHVWPQSKGDFGTVMGTGTDLHALRPTDVTVNSSRQNLDFDNGGRIHPEAPDTFYDSDSWEPRDEVKGDIARMVFYMAVRYEGDAGEVDLEVLDQVDVAGPYLGKLSTLKEWHEQDPVDAFERNRNEVIFDAYQGNRNPFIDHPEYVEAIW; from the coding sequence ATGAAAAAAGCTGTTTTATTAATGGTTACGCTTGTGCTGCTTTTGGCGGTGCCGGTTGTGTCGGGGGCATCATCGCTGTCTGTCAATGAGGCGATGAATGAGCCAAATGGGACTGATGTGACGGTTGGCGGTTATATTGTTGGGGTACCGGTATCGACTTCAACAGTACAGCAATCAAATTTCACAAGTGATTATGCGCTTGCGTTAGCTGATGATCCGTCTGAAACGCAGATGTCAGAAATGATTTTTGTGAAGCTGGATGCCGGCTACCGCAGTGAGTATGGTTTGATGAGCAACCCTTCAAATCTAGGCGATTATATTGTAGTTGACGGAACGCGGGACGATTATTTTGCACATGAGGGTGTTGAATCTGTCACTTCAATCAGCAGGGATGCAGCGGAAGATCCGGGTACACCGGGAACTGGTTATTATGCTGACGCGGAAGGTTTAACGGGCGTTGCATTAAAGCAGGCACTACATAATATTATTGACGATCATCAGGAGATTTCCTACGCAAATGCCTGGGAAGCGCTACGTAATACAGATGAGGATCCGAACAATTCAAATAACGTTCTTCTTTTATATACAGGCAAGTCCATTTCAAAGTATGATAATGGCGGTCTGATTGATGAGTGGAACCGCGAGCATGTCTGGCCGCAATCTAAAGGTGATTTCGGTACGGTCATGGGAACCGGCACTGACCTGCATGCACTGAGACCAACTGATGTCACAGTAAATTCATCAAGGCAGAATCTCGACTTTGACAATGGGGGAAGAATCCACCCTGAAGCACCTGACACTTTCTATGACAGTGATTCATGGGAGCCGCGTGATGAAGTAAAAGGCGATATTGCAAGAATGGTATTTTACATGGCCGTTCGTTATGAGGGGGACGCCGGTGAAGTAGACCTTGAAGTGCTTGATCAGGTTGATGTGGCCGGTCCTTACCTTGGCAAACTCTCTACTTTAAAGGAATGGCATGAACAGGACCCTGTTGATGCGTTTGAACGTAATCGGAATGAAGTGATTTTTGATGCATACCAGGGAAATCGCAATCCATTTATTGATCACCCTGAGTATGTAGAAGCGATCTGGTGA
- the zupT gene encoding zinc transporter ZupT, with protein sequence MDGAVLFAFLLTLFAGLATGVGSMFAFFAKRTNTAFLSVTLGFSAGVMIYVSFIEIFPKALDELTAGHGDQTGTLFTVIAFFAGMVLIGLIDKLIPTVGNPHESKFVESAQDPEGGETVAAKATKKATLSQSAALRLRKMGVFMALAIAIHNFPEGLATFISALDDPAVGIAIAIAIALHNIPEGIAVSVPIYYATGSRRKAFKLSFLSGLAEPAGALIGFLILMPFLTDTMFGLVFAAVGGIMVFISLDGLLPAAREYGKAHHAMYGMVAGMIVMASSLILLM encoded by the coding sequence ATGGACGGAGCAGTTTTATTTGCGTTTTTATTAACATTGTTTGCGGGGCTGGCGACTGGCGTGGGAAGTATGTTTGCTTTTTTTGCAAAGCGGACGAATACAGCTTTTCTGTCTGTCACACTTGGTTTTTCAGCTGGGGTCATGATTTATGTTTCGTTTATTGAAATTTTTCCTAAAGCGCTGGATGAACTGACTGCAGGGCACGGGGACCAAACCGGAACGTTGTTTACGGTGATTGCGTTTTTTGCGGGTATGGTGTTAATTGGACTGATTGATAAGTTGATTCCTACTGTCGGAAATCCGCATGAATCTAAGTTTGTTGAGTCGGCTCAGGACCCTGAAGGCGGGGAGACGGTTGCTGCGAAGGCTACAAAAAAAGCAACCCTCAGTCAAAGTGCCGCATTGCGGTTGAGAAAAATGGGTGTGTTTATGGCACTTGCCATTGCGATACACAACTTCCCTGAAGGACTGGCAACTTTTATTTCAGCGCTGGATGATCCTGCTGTCGGGATTGCGATTGCAATCGCTATTGCCTTGCATAATATACCTGAGGGGATTGCGGTTTCTGTGCCAATTTATTATGCAACGGGTTCACGCCGAAAAGCGTTTAAGCTGTCTTTCTTATCAGGACTTGCAGAGCCTGCCGGTGCATTAATTGGATTCCTGATCTTAATGCCATTTTTGACGGATACAATGTTTGGACTCGTATTTGCTGCTGTCGGCGGCATCATGGTATTCATTTCGCTGGATGGTCTCCTTCCTGCAGCGCGTGAATATGGCAAGGCGCACCATGCGATGTATGGGATGGTTGCCGGTATGATTGTGATGGCTTCAAGTTTAATTTTACTTATGTAA
- a CDS encoding NADPH-dependent FMN reductase, giving the protein MQELPVIVAMCGSLRKDSLNRKLMNEIIRQSEGKWHVKEAEIGELPLFNEDIEAEGDPESVRSFRKKLNEADGVLIVTPEYNAGIPGGLKNALDWASRSPKEFSIKNLPVAIAGASNGNVGTALSQMQVRQILTNMNANIMTNPKIIASRYQTKIVPESGRLTDEGTEKQIDKFIESFTRFVAVFGK; this is encoded by the coding sequence ATGCAGGAGTTGCCAGTCATTGTTGCCATGTGCGGCAGTCTCAGAAAAGACTCGCTGAACCGCAAGCTGATGAACGAAATCATCCGCCAGTCTGAAGGAAAGTGGCATGTGAAGGAAGCAGAAATAGGAGAGCTGCCCTTATTCAATGAAGATATTGAAGCGGAAGGGGACCCGGAGTCAGTACGATCTTTCCGCAAAAAGCTGAATGAAGCTGATGGGGTGCTGATCGTCACACCTGAATATAATGCAGGCATACCAGGCGGACTGAAAAACGCACTTGACTGGGCGTCGCGCTCACCGAAAGAATTCTCCATCAAAAATCTGCCGGTCGCTATTGCCGGTGCGTCAAATGGGAATGTGGGAACCGCACTATCACAAATGCAGGTGCGCCAAATTCTCACAAACATGAACGCAAATATCATGACCAACCCGAAAATCATTGCAAGCCGCTACCAGACAAAAATTGTTCCGGAATCCGGCCGCCTGACAGATGAGGGGACAGAAAAGCAGATTGATAAGTTTATTGAGAGTTTTACGAGGTTTGTGGCTGTTTTTGGGAAGTGA
- a CDS encoding TrkH family potassium uptake protein — translation MKLKRVQLTPPQFLMAGFGITILIGTLLLKMPASTYDGISWLNALFTATSATTVTGLAVVDTGTVFTLFGEAVIMILIQVGGLGFMTFAVLVILFLRKKITLKERLLIQEALSQTSIGGVVRLVLSLFIFSLVIELIGMVLLATVWVPEYGWTEGLHVSLFHSVSAFNNAGFSLWSDNMMGYVGDPVINLVITGLFILGGIGFTVLVDVYHKPQFKKLTLHSKLMIVGTLVINTVALLFIFFSEYSNPGTIGDMSLIDKLWASYFQGVTTRTAGFNSIDIGSMEESSVLFMMALMFIGAGSGSTGSGIKLTTAIIIMLTFITYLQNKSEVAVFGRTIKNNIVMRAFAITFAGFITVFICLLGLTLTDPQLPFLEVAFEVFSAFGTVGLSMGLTADLSVPGKLIIIILMFLGRVGPITLAFSLAAIKPDKVRYAKEDVYTG, via the coding sequence ATGAAGTTGAAAAGGGTTCAGCTGACACCGCCGCAGTTTCTTATGGCGGGATTTGGAATTACGATTCTGATAGGCACTCTTTTATTGAAGATGCCAGCGTCAACGTATGATGGCATTTCGTGGCTGAATGCCTTATTTACCGCTACATCTGCCACTACTGTAACTGGTCTTGCGGTTGTAGACACCGGAACAGTTTTTACGCTTTTTGGAGAAGCGGTGATTATGATTTTGATTCAGGTTGGCGGGCTTGGATTTATGACTTTCGCTGTGCTGGTTATTCTTTTTTTAAGAAAGAAGATTACGCTGAAAGAGAGATTGCTGATTCAGGAAGCGCTCAGTCAGACGTCAATCGGAGGCGTAGTCCGGCTTGTATTATCTCTATTCATTTTTTCACTTGTGATCGAACTGATTGGAATGGTCCTGCTTGCGACGGTATGGGTGCCGGAGTACGGCTGGACGGAAGGGCTTCATGTCAGTTTATTTCATTCAGTTTCTGCATTTAATAACGCCGGTTTTTCATTATGGTCGGATAATATGATGGGATACGTTGGTGATCCGGTTATTAATCTGGTAATTACCGGTTTATTTATACTGGGAGGGATTGGCTTTACGGTTTTGGTAGATGTCTATCATAAGCCGCAGTTTAAAAAGCTGACATTGCATTCGAAGCTGATGATTGTCGGTACACTGGTCATTAATACGGTTGCGTTGTTATTTATCTTTTTCTCGGAATACAGTAACCCCGGTACAATTGGTGATATGTCATTGATTGATAAGCTCTGGGCTTCATATTTTCAGGGTGTCACAACAAGGACTGCCGGCTTTAACTCAATTGATATTGGAAGTATGGAAGAATCGTCTGTTTTATTCATGATGGCACTGATGTTCATCGGTGCTGGAAGTGGTTCAACCGGGAGTGGAATTAAGCTGACGACTGCGATTATTATTATGCTGACGTTTATTACGTATCTGCAGAATAAAAGTGAGGTTGCGGTGTTTGGACGCACGATTAAGAATAATATTGTGATGAGAGCTTTTGCGATCACCTTTGCGGGCTTTATCACAGTTTTTATCTGTCTGCTTGGACTGACGCTGACTGATCCGCAATTGCCATTTTTGGAAGTCGCATTTGAAGTGTTTTCGGCTTTTGGTACGGTTGGGCTTTCAATGGGGCTCACAGCTGATTTGAGTGTGCCAGGTAAGTTGATCATTATCATACTGATGTTTTTGGGAAGGGTGGGGCCGATCACGCTTGCATTTTCATTAGCTGCGATTAAGCCGGATAAGGTCCGTTATGCAAAAGAAGACGTTTATACAGGTTAA
- a CDS encoding ATP-binding protein has translation MAFFLLMALASIPLFLAVSLLFYSRSVNTKSFSIFLFLISLWQMGIAVLYSQDVFSLNVIDWLFRFFRSGPIFLMPVMYILGVIMVKQSPELAAFRKVFKMKWFVILMVISTIVYLINFTNAGIDGYEFVQDGMYSPEHLMPLYGALNVTFMINTLLVITNTILFAIAASGIRTRTLKIFYLHISIGAIFIFLNGVLSAFSPLPLYFSSFNSIIIAILLFLSYVRMQSGMLIQANDHLARQRTLLEKIMDINPNYLAVIDQNNRIIRLNDSICRLLSVSKEQLTHQDLSALMAIRELNPKQDRMLTRSGEIRYIKWSFEALELDSREVYTLFIGVDFTEQKNNEKLLLDSEKSKVVGELAASIAHEIRNPLTTVRGLIQLAKEKTDDPKLENIILEEIDRIVEVLKELLLLARPGTESPENGHKEIINVAEELENIHFLYQSVAIRENKFISIQNLLTSNGLIHIQKSHFKQIMINFLKNSLEATVPESKIKIKVDSPDGQIRIRIIDNGKGIAKSRLSRIGEPYYTTKEKGTGIGMAVCFKLIKDHDGDIKVNSKINWGTTITVTFPAASLGQPKTKAI, from the coding sequence ATGGCGTTCTTTTTATTAATGGCATTAGCCAGCATACCGTTATTTTTAGCAGTTTCTTTACTTTTTTACTCAAGATCAGTCAATACAAAATCATTTTCAATCTTTCTTTTCCTAATCTCGCTCTGGCAGATGGGAATTGCCGTTTTATACAGCCAGGACGTCTTTTCATTAAACGTCATCGACTGGTTATTCAGGTTCTTCAGATCCGGACCGATTTTTCTGATGCCGGTCATGTACATCCTTGGCGTCATTATGGTCAAACAGAGTCCTGAACTCGCAGCCTTCAGGAAAGTCTTTAAGATGAAATGGTTTGTCATATTAATGGTCATCAGCACCATTGTCTATTTGATTAACTTCACAAATGCCGGTATTGACGGCTACGAATTTGTACAGGACGGGATGTATTCCCCTGAACACCTGATGCCGCTGTACGGAGCACTGAATGTCACATTTATGATCAATACGCTGCTAGTCATTACCAATACAATTCTTTTTGCTATAGCAGCCAGTGGGATTCGAACCCGGACGCTCAAAATCTTTTATCTGCATATCAGTATTGGTGCAATCTTTATCTTTTTAAATGGGGTGCTGAGCGCATTCAGTCCGCTCCCATTATATTTTTCAAGCTTCAACTCGATCATTATTGCGATTTTACTGTTTCTGAGCTACGTGCGGATGCAGTCCGGCATGCTGATTCAGGCAAACGATCATCTTGCCCGCCAGCGCACACTGCTTGAAAAGATTATGGATATCAATCCAAACTATCTGGCGGTCATTGACCAGAATAACCGGATCATCCGGCTGAATGATTCAATCTGCAGACTGCTCTCAGTCTCAAAAGAACAGCTGACACATCAGGATCTCTCAGCACTGATGGCCATACGCGAGCTGAATCCCAAACAGGACAGAATGCTGACCCGCTCTGGTGAGATACGCTATATAAAATGGAGCTTTGAAGCGCTTGAGCTCGACAGCCGTGAAGTATATACCCTTTTTATCGGCGTCGACTTTACTGAACAAAAGAACAACGAAAAGCTGCTGCTTGACTCTGAAAAATCCAAAGTCGTCGGCGAACTGGCAGCCAGTATTGCCCATGAAATCCGAAACCCGCTCACAACGGTAAGAGGACTCATACAGCTGGCAAAAGAAAAAACAGATGATCCAAAACTCGAAAATATTATTTTAGAAGAAATTGACCGGATCGTCGAAGTATTAAAAGAGCTTCTGCTGCTTGCACGGCCAGGCACAGAAAGCCCGGAGAACGGTCACAAAGAAATTATTAATGTAGCGGAGGAACTTGAGAATATACACTTTCTCTATCAATCCGTAGCAATCCGTGAAAACAAATTTATCTCGATTCAAAACCTGTTAACATCAAACGGATTAATTCATATTCAAAAATCACACTTTAAACAGATTATGATCAACTTTCTGAAAAACAGTCTGGAAGCAACTGTGCCTGAAAGTAAAATCAAAATCAAAGTCGACAGCCCGGACGGACAGATCCGAATCCGCATCATCGACAACGGAAAAGGCATCGCCAAATCCCGCCTATCAAGAATCGGCGAGCCATACTATACCACAAAAGAAAAAGGAACCGGTATCGGCATGGCCGTCTGCTTCAAACTGATTAAGGATCACGACGGTGACATTAAAGTAAACAGTAAAATCAACTGGGGTACAACGATTACAGTGACATTCCCTGCCGCCTCATTGGGGCAACCAAAAACTAAAGCCATTTAA